In one window of Falco cherrug isolate bFalChe1 chromosome 12, bFalChe1.pri, whole genome shotgun sequence DNA:
- the MED8 gene encoding mediator of RNA polymerase II transcription subunit 8, translating to MQREEKQLELTLEALISQVADLKNSLVSFIYKLENEYDRLTWPSVLDSFALLSGQLNTLNKVLKHEKTPLLRNQVIIPLVLSPDRDEEIMRQTEGRVPVFSHEVVPDHLRTKPDPEVEEQEKQLITDAARISPDVAQKQIQSLNKMCSNLLEKISKEERESESGGLRQNKQTFNPADTNALVAAVAFGKGLSNRRPPGSGGSVQSSQPGAGAIIAGASGMQQVPMSGAPAQQQPMLAGVQMAQAGQPGKMPSGIKTNIKSASMHPYQR from the exons ATGCAG agagaggagaagcagctggagctgaCCCTGGAGGCGCTCATCAGTCAGGTGGCTGACCTGAAGAACTCCTTGGTCAGTTTTATCTACAAGCTGGAGAACGAGTATGACCGACTCACATG GCCTTCAGTTCTGGACAGCTTCGCATTGCTCTCAGGGCAGCTGAACACCTTGAATAAAGTGCTAAAGCATGAGAAGACCCCACTACTGCGAAACCAGGTTATCATACCCCTAGTGCTGTCACCAGACCGTGATGAGGAGATCATG CGGCAGACAGAAGGGCGTGTGCCGGTGTTCAGCCATGAGGTGGTGCCTGACCACCTTCGAACTAAGCCAGACCCTGAGGTGGAGGAGCAGGAGAAGCAACTGATCACAGATGCAGCTCGAATTAGCCCTGATGTGGCCCAG aaacagatcCAAAGTCTGAACAAAATGTGCTCAAATCTGCTGGAGAAAATCAGTAAGGAGGAGCGTGAATCTGAAAGTGGAG GTTTACGACAGAACAAGCAGACTTTCAACCCTGCAGATACCAATGCACTGGTAGCAGCTGTGGCCTTTGGGAAAGGACTGTCAAACCGAAGACCCCCTGGCTCTGGAGGGTCTGTCCAGTCAAGCCAACCAGGAGCTGGTGCCATCATTGCAGGTGCTTCAGGCATGCAGCAGGTCCCAATGTCAGGTgcaccagctcagcagcagccaatgCTGGCAGGGGTGCAGATGGCACAAGCTGGACAGCCAG gaAAAATGCCGAGTGgcataaaaacaaacatcaaaTCTGCCTCAATGCATCCATATCAGAGATGA